The genomic stretch TATATCCATCAAGTAAATGAATTAAGCTCTTCCATATATggtacaattttattttttatgtcggaaaaatatttattataatttttgtggTACGCATGCGCCCTATGtctcataacaaaatatatattataataattaatgaTGATTTttagtttgaatttcaatttcaatttcaatttgGGTTAATATTATATTTCAGAATTCAGATATATATATAATGGTATATACATACGCGCCCTATTCTCATCAAACGCATTCAGTccacatatatgtatatagaaaattgaataatatgTGTTTACCACTCATTTGTGTTTAGGTCATCATCTTTGTAGAAATTTATTTTCTAAATTATAAGTAATACTAGGCCAAAATGAAGCTCTAATAATTGACTACTTATcatccaatatatatatattctttattattcctCATGTATATACAGagatattaattatattttactgTACATTTAATAATTATTCTATATATGGTTAGATATATACATTATATTATTTATGGTGGTAATTAAAGGATAGTTGTATAGCAGATTGTGGTCCGAGAGACCTGTACATGTGATAAAAAAAACCTTTAACAGTTCAAGCTCAACCGTGTTggttaataattgattaatttggtcacgAGTTTCACTAGATTTGGAGTTTCTTTCATATAcaccgtatatatatatatatgcatatgtgtGTTTGGATAATGAGGTGAAAGGAATTTCATGGAAGATCGATCATAAACCTTTATAAATATTACTATAcaatattgtatatatatgtatatctgtTAGGGTTAGCTATTTGGGTCGGCTGGAGCTttatcatatatgtatatatgtatgtcaCGTTAGTTAATAAAAGTAGTTTAACGTATATGATGATGATTCTGTAAACTCACGAGGTAGCTAGATAGAGTTGATAACCACAACAATGGAATATTGATATGGTATTATATGTTTAAGAAGATGACTAGTTAGATACATGTAACACAAGGCAAATTAATGACTAGGCTATCGCAAAGATAAACTAAAGACGGATAAAtagttataaatatataatatgtaaCAAATTGATGATGGTatctctattattattattattattattattattgacttAATCAGATGAagctttgtttaattaattagagATCGAAGAGACATATGAATAATTCTACCTGTTATCATGACGTCAAATCAGATAAATAGTTATATAATACggaatccatatatatatatatgttatattaatatttatatatgtttgacCTTCGTTTTCTTTGATTGAGTTTGGTATATGTAgttcaaaatatttaattatggaATGGATGCATTTCATCATccacaaaaatatacaaaaatccACGTAAGGGTATATTTGTCTAACTATTCAGTCTCTATCAAACTCTTTAATTTGATCGTTGATTTACATGttgattatttatatatatatatatatatatgtatatgtatataaattttaGTATAATTACAATCTCTATTTTTCTCTTCACAGATTTATTTTACTTATTACTTATAAACACAGTCCAGTCTATTTTCTACttcaaattcttttttttttttactactaACTTATTAGAACGCTCTCTATTTTCTTCTTCGCATATATGCTATTATGTACGTGACtaattcatataattatatatatacatttatataatgCAACTCGATCTCTATTTCTTCACATGTCGATCATGATCATgtctgtatttatatatataattatataaatgcaACTCGATCTCTATTTTCTTCTTCACATATTGAAAATCatgtatatgtttttatatatatgcaACTCGATCTGTATTTTCTTCTTCACATACTTGTATTTGACTATTTATCACTGTCGATTTTCTGCCTCTCATTCTTATATTTTACTGCTAAATCAAACACTTTCTATTTTCTTCTTCACAGACATTGattttccctttattataattagATTATAAGCTGATACTATATAAATTAAACATTTCCCCTGTTTTCCTCTTCACATTCTTATTAAACCACTTATAGATAATTTATGATCTAatccattattaatttttatattacattcatatatacatatatatcttatttatttatttttttaagaataatTTCTCACGCACTATTTTATTCTTCACACAACATAGTTATTTTATTTCAATTAATAATATTACCAGTAATTGACGTATAAAAAAGTTACCTGTTGACCAATTCTAGTAATTATCTCTTTCAAAATAAAATAGTGTATATATATACCTCTGTggctttatatatatttatatatatatatatattgtttctaCTTATTACGAACATATATGTCGTATTTTTTTGCTCCTTTTATTATTTTACAACAATATATTTATCAGAGGAAACTTacctatatataaatattattgttacACGTCGATTGCTAGCATAGTTTAGTCACGAAACTATTAAAAAGAAATTAGATGCACAACTTATCTAAAACACAGTAACCAATATTTGTGACCTAATCTATCAATAATTTTGTAAAAGAAGCACAGTAACCAATAATATTAGTGACCTAATCTTTCAATAattttgtaaaaagaaaaaaaaatgtgaaaaagatTAGGCTGACTTTGTCCGTACATTATGAAATGAACTTTAATGGGCTGGCCATTGACATCAATTTGAAAGGCCTCCTAAAGATTTTTTTTGTACAAGTACAAGATAAGTACAGGTACACCAAGGTAATGATCTTAtctaacactttttttttttttttaaataataaaaaattagaagaTCCATTTCAAGTGGAATAAGTATGAAATTCAATAGATGTTACATCTCTATTATATATAAGATGTGAGAATAAATAATATTGTTGTTCATTTTTTATAGGTAATTTGATATAAAAGGCAGTAATATTCTGCATTTGAATGGCTtttgtataattatatattaagaAATTAGTACTATATATTTTAAGTTAAGAATAATTTCTACattataataagttatatatattttttaatgtttcGTGTTCACGAACTTTCATAAAAGAAAATGTTGTGTTATAttagaaatatgttataaaataaaatattaatctaaaattaattatttgagataataatttattttgtagtaGTTGAATTCATTCTTATTCCGCTTGAATTGAACTTCAAGGTAGGTAATATCTAGtttaaataagtttttttttaagtaaaaataTTTAAAGTCACATCTTTATTAAGATATATTGTCTTTATAGTAATACaattaatttgattattttaatatgagTATACGAAAAATTATAACATTTTTTAAGGATTATTTTTATTATGATTTCTGGTatatctaaaatatatatttagtatatatgcttgatatattttaaatatacGTATGGTATCGGTTATAATGGATGCATTTCTTTTGGTAAAAAAAGACTGTATTTTTgtgataatttttttctttctttaaaaaattaaaaaatatatattaaaaagctaattttttttaaacattccAAAAATTTATTTGAAGAGAGTCAAGAGAAGTTGCAGTCCAATCTTTGGtagtaaaataatataaataagttGGGCCAGTGAGGGCCCAAAATGAGTGATCTGTCTCCAAATAGCCCATCTAATAATGCAGAAGAGACTCAtctgttttattgttttttttactcatttgaaaattttattatattacaTGGTATTGTACACTCCTTTGCAATATATAAGTGTTAATGTAATTCAGATAAAAAAATGTATCAATGTAATTAATAATGCAATAATTAATGCTGTACAAAAGTAAAGTGGTGATCAAAATACATTTGTTTCTTCTTCCTTgtcattttgatatatatatatatatatatatatatatattatgtgatacaCAATATATGTCTGCAACTTGCATTGAACAGTTTCCATTGTCCCCTACAATAATTTCTTTTGATAACAAAAAAGAAATTAGTGGGTGATGCAAATGCTATTATCCACAAATTTTGTTGCTTTTAGctataaataaaaattttgacttattttttatatttggataattattttataaagatctatttttaatgaaaaattcttTTTTAAAGTGTTTGGgtatcaataaaaaatatatattttataaataaattagaaataataaaattattctagTTTTGAAAACAGCTTCTCAaaaatgtatttaaaaaaaaaactacaaatccTAACTTCTCAAACgactttttaaattaaaaaaaaaaactttttattttttactcaAAAACTCCaacaagtattttttttaattctaaaagctaaaaataatttaaaaagctTAGCCAAACCGGACTAATGTATAGTCAATTTTTGACTTGATCAAATTAAGgtacaaaaattatatattttgggAAAATAGCTTTTTTACCCCTCCAACTATTACCAACTTCAACTTTTGCCCTTGAACTATTTTTTGTTGTAAATTCCCCCGAATAATTTTCAGTGACTATATGTCCTTTTGTTTAGTTCCCATTGAATTCAAAAACGAAATAGTGACTTGGGAAGGTGGTTGGATGTATTAACCAAAATTACCCTTACCTTTAACAACCAATTTCTTCTCTCTACTTCAGTATTTGAATTAGTTTCTGTCCAAACCCTAATTTCTTCTCTCAAATTCTCTTAACCACATGGCTTCAATGGGGCATACCTATATGTGGCTCTGGGTGGGAAGTTGTGATACGCACATCTTTGACAGATGACAATCATGGTAGAAAGTTTGTTGGATTCCCTAAATATAAGGCAACAAACTCTAAAAATATTCTTATGATATGAGAGTAGTTTCTCCAAATCTCAACTAATTCTGTTAATGGGCTATTTGGTTGACAACTGTCATAACAACCTCATTAACTTAAGTGTTATTTTTCTTTCCTTGGTCTATAAAAAAGGACAACTATAGAATCCACTTGTTAGTATAGAGAAAATTCAGTTGAAACAGCAGAAACACCAGATTAGAAGAGAGAGAGAGCCCAAGCGTGGAAATCAAGATTGAGTATTGAGAAATGTTGTGAGAGCTGGGTTTGGGGAACTGTATTGAGAATCACAACTGTTGGGAAAGTGCTTGCTGGGATTGAGAGGAAAATACCTGTGTGATTGAGTGTTTAGAGAGTTTGATCCAAGATTGTTCCAAGAAGCTCCATTGATGTCTACTCATTTCGTTGATTGAATAAAGAGGAGATAGTGATTCCTAAAACTGGATTAGGTTCAAGATCACATTGATCTTGTTCTGAACCAGTATATATATTTGTGTTGATTTATGCTTTCATATTTTTCGATTTCTAATTGTTTGATAATTAGTCTTATTGATTTGTGTTCTTAGATTCATCTCTGGTTTACCGAGATCCATCTGAGGTGCTTGAACTGAGAAATTTATCCTCATTTCCAACATATGAATTTGTCGTTAATCTGAGATTTGTTTTTATAAGAAACATTCAATAAATACATTTTTCTTTTAACGGAGAAATGTAGATAATGGGTGTAGATTTTTGAAGTTGATTGACCCTCCTACTGGACAAAGATCTAATATAGATTTGGGTAGATTTATGAGAAAATTAGAACAAATGGAAGAATATTTGGGAGGGCTGCAAAAGATGAAGAAATTGATAGAATTTTTTATggtataaaatatctaaaattttggcgttagtttttatttattgttgaaataggaattttttttttttttgaaaaaaaaaaaacggtGTAAGCTTCTTGTAATTTTGAGTATATTAATGACAAcatgatgatatatatatatatatatatatatatattactctgTTTAGGGTTTTCTTATCAAGTGAATGTGTACCCCATTTACTACAAAATATTCTCATTGTGAAAAAATATGTAAGTTACATATGGTCACCGTAAGATCCAGATAATTGTTGAAAAATTGTGAGCTTTACTATTGTTCAAGGCAAGCTACCAATTTTACAAGAAACAAGTTCaaaaataataatcatataagcaaAACTATCAAGTGATGACAGACAGCAAACTAAATAAGCAAAACAAGTGATAAATCCTAAAACAAGTCCTGCATTACAGCAAACTAATCCATTTAACTGAATTGTTCTAAAGCATATTCCAAACCATTTAACCAACTTGTTATAAGCCCAAGTTACATAAAAGGTGCCAATACATCAGCTGAAAGAACCAGTACATGTTCCAACTCATAAAACATATTCAGAAAAGGTTCTCgttccaaatttacaaaaaaatcaaaatatttcCCAAAATATACTCTAAACCAACTGTTTTTTTAGGGTCAAATCATATTTCTTTTTCTTGCTTGCTTGTTCTGTCTTGGATGTACTTCTGGTATGGTCCCAACATTGAAATCTAATTTTCTTCTCCTAATTGATGCTTTAAAAGCAGTATAGTTTGACCCTCCATTGCAGTAATCCGTGGACTTTTCCTTAATAGTTGACGACAAGGGTTTGGATTCAACATGATTGTTGGCTGAACCTCCAAATTAGCCTCAGTTGTTGGACCTTGAGTAGGAACATCCTCAGGTGTAGCCTCATTACACTTAAAGTGAAACCAAAAAAAAGCAGTTAGTAGCAAATGAAAATATAAATGTAATTAGTAACAAGTAAAAATAACAATTAACTTACTTTTGGCTATTCGTTCCACAGGTTCTGAAGTTGTGCCATTCTTTACCACAGCCACTACATCTCATTTTCACATACATTCTTTTCATTTTGTTTCCTCCTGGTGGGACCATTTCATCAAGGTCAACCTTTCTTGATTTCTTGATGCTATCAGGTTGTACTTTGcacattcactactacaaaatcaCCTTTTTAGGATACATTTTTAGAACACTCACATAAATGCGAGTTCTAAAAAAgtctcctggactttttaggactcgcatcgcgagtccttaaagaatttgttttaggactcgcggagcgagtcctaaaaactatgtgtgtcctaaatatttgagatttttttttaaaacaaatacctcctggactttttaggactcgcattgcgagtcctaaaaacttatgtgtattctaaaagtttaaatttaaaaaaaattcaaattccctccaattttccttaaaaactgttttaagactcgcaatgagtgtcctaaaaatatatgtggatcctaaaaaaccttaatagaaaatttaagtgtaatattagtggtgacttttaaggactcactttgggtgtcctaaaaacttttaagtaaaaaataataaataaatgaataaattaatgctttattttaataactaaattaaaaaaacagatttttttttattttttaaaaaaagaaatgaaaattgaattttatttatttggggtTATACCcaaatattgtatttaaaaaaaaaatttgacctaATAAACTAAATCCTAACCCTAAAAGCTTCAGCCCCTGCCGACCCTCTCTTCCCTCTCTTCTCCCCTGCCCTGTCGACCCTCTATTCTCCCTCAGCCTTTCCATGCGTCTCCCTTAGTTTCAGACTCGCACCTGGCCGCACATGGACGCCGTTGACGAGATCTGTGGCTCGCTCAAGCAGATGTGGAGAGGCTCGCTGCAACGGTGGCTCGCGGCTCACGATGAGGCGGTGGCTCGCGAAGGGGCTCGCTGCAACGGTGGCTCACAGAGGCGGTGGCTTGCTGTAACAGTGGTTCGCAGAGGGGCTCGCTGCAACGGTGGCTCACAGAGGCGGTGGCTTGCAAGCGGGTCTTCATTTTCAAGTGGTGGCTGCAGGCAG from Humulus lupulus chromosome 5, drHumLupu1.1, whole genome shotgun sequence encodes the following:
- the LOC133778220 gene encoding uncharacterized protein LOC133778220, with the protein product MDAVDEICGSLKQMWRGSLQRWLAAHDEAVAREGARCNGGSQRRWLAVTVVRRGARCNGGSQRRWLASGSSFSSGGCRQVFIFRKVVLVAGKVLGSLENVY